The Manihot esculenta cultivar AM560-2 chromosome 1, M.esculenta_v8, whole genome shotgun sequence genome has a window encoding:
- the LOC110607349 gene encoding receptor-like protein EIX2 codes for MGTSTANVVEILALLILLQSVSSFCNGDNFNGSCIKTEREALVKFKSSLLDNSNSLPSWVGDDCCGWLGVTCDDITGHVVKLVLCRASIMGNISLHLGNLSNLQYLDLSWNADLSSKPLLAIHSLHFPSSLKYLNLSYVLLDKCDNWLQSINMLPSLLELELWSCELSITGDVSHVNFTSLEVLKLGLNNFHSTIPSWLYNITKLQNLDLDSSAFRGSLSTDISNLNSLASLNVGFNSLEGNIPNTLNRLCNLIELHLGYNKFSGEISGTFGNSSGCIKNSLENLYLLNNSFSGSIPDNLGQFKRLKVLYLSENSFWGSIPVSIGQLYNLERLGFSQNSLHGEVSELHLLNLRSLIELNMGRNSLVFDIDPEWIPPFQLDSIDLSSCEVGPSFPQWLKTQKSIRFLQMSNASISGNIPDWFENISSNIVGLDLSYNQLFGTLPTFRKLNTPYANELIILLKSNQFDGFLTCSHFDATVLDISNNLLHGQIPQNISEIMPSLRHLSLSNNYLNGTVPATLCRIDSLEILDLSNNHLSGRIPSCWGNLTSLTVIDFSSNMLSGDVPMSLGSQEWLVSLHLQNNTLQGKIPTSLRNLESLETLDLSMNSFDGFIPWWIGESLSSLKVLSVHSNKFEGEIPLQLCYLASLRILNLANNVMTGTIPNCFGNFTAIAMHEQKGHWDYYSNVGPYVGFVRGYGENVQVYVKGIELEYTSTLRFLYSIDLSGNNFVGEIPQELMNLSGLQNLNLSANKLFGHIPWNIGKLSSLESLDLSENELSGSIPSSISDLNFLSHLNLSFNHLSGRIPKGNQLQTLDDKSIYIGNDGLCGPPLNNCSNDADELPKGHEKGGTTRKDDSEMVWFYSGMGMGFAAGFVGVCSILYFNDSWRCAWFGLVDRVYNKLWVTIAIKANQVKRKFLRNKLEGNA; via the coding sequence ATGGGAACATCAACTGCCAATGTTGTTGAGATTCTTGCCTTGCTCATTCTACTTCAAAGCGTTTCCTCCTTCTGCAATGGAGATAATTTCAATGGAAGTTGTATCAAGACTGAAAGAGAAGCTCTTGTGAAGTTCAAGTCAAGCCTCCTCGACAATTCAAACTCGTTGCCTTCATGGGTGGGAGATGACTGCTGCGGATGGCTCGGAGTCACTTGCGATGACATAACCGGTCATGTAGTTAAGCTCGTTCTTTGTCGGGCGTCCATCATGGGAAACATTTCCCTTCATCTTGGAAATCTTTCAAACTTGCAGTATCTTGATCTCAGTTGGAATGCAGATCTCAGTTCGAAGCCTTTATTGGCAATCCACAGCCTCCATTTTCCATCTTCTTTGAAATACTTGAACTTGTCGTATGTGCTCCTGGACAAGTGTGACAATTGGTTGCAGTCAATAAACATGCTTCCTTCTTTACTAGAATTAGAATTGTGGAGTTGTGAGCTTTCCATCACTGGTGATGTTTCACATGTCAATTTTACATCTCTTGAGGTTCTCAAACTTGGATTGAACAACTTCCATTCCACAATCCCTAGCTGGCTATATAATAttaccaaacttcaaaatcttgatCTGGATTCTAGTGCTTTCCGAGGGTCTCTTTCAACTGATATCAGTAATCTTAATTCTCTTGCTTCCCTTAATGTGGGTTTTAATTCTTTGGAAGGCAACATACCCAACACGTTGAACAGGCTTTGCAATTTGATTGAGCTACACTTGGGTTACAACAAGTTCAGCGGGGAGATTTCTGGAACTTTTGGCAACTCATCCGGTTGCATCAAGAACAGTTTAGAGAATCTGTATCTTTTAAACAATTCCTTTTCTGGTAGTATTCCAGATAATTTGGGACAATTTAAACGCCTGAAAGTTCTTTATCTTTCTGAAAACTCTTTCTGGGGTTCAATCCCTGTATCCATTGGACAGCTTTACAACCTTGAAAGACTAGGTTTCAGTCAGAATTCATTGCATGGGGAGGTTTCTGAACTTCACTTGTTAAACCTCAGAAGCTTGATTGAGTTGAATATGGGTCGGAATTCTTTAGTTTTTGATATAGATCCCGAATGGATACCTCCTTTTCAACTTGACTCGATTGATTTATCATCTTGTGAAGTAGGGCCTTCGTTTCCACAGTGGCTCAAAACACAAAAGAGCATTAGATTTTTACAAatgtctaatgcaagcatctcaGGTAACATCCCTGACTGGTTTGAAAATATTTCTTCCAATATTGTAGGATTGGATTTATCTTATAATCAGTTGTTTGGGACATTGCCAACTTTCAGAAAACTGAACACACCTTATGCTAACGAATTGATCATATTGTTGAAATCTAACCAGTTTGATGGTTTTTTAACCTGTTCTCATTTTGATGCAACCGTATTGGATATCTCCAATAACTTGCTCCACGGCCAGATTCCCCAGAATATCAGTGAAATAATGCCAAGTCTGCGACACTTATCCCTCTCCAACAACTACTTGAATGGTACCGTTCCAGCTACTTTATGCAGGATTGACTCTTTAGAAATTCTTGATCTGTCGAATAATCATCTATCAGGAAGAATACCTTCATGTTGGGGAAATTTGACAAGTTTAACTGTGATTGATTTTTCAAGTAATATGCTGAGTGGTGATGTTCCAATGTCCTTGGGTTCTCAAGAGTGGCTTGTTTCCCTGCATCTGCAAAACAATACTCTGCAAGGAAAGATCCCAACGTCATTAAGGAATCTAGAATCCTTGGAGACTCTTGATCTTAGCATGAATTCTTTTGATGGTTTTATTCCTTGGTGGATAGGTGAGAGCCTATCTTCTCTGAAAGTACTGAGTGTTCACTCCAATAAATTTGAAGGTGAGATTCCTCTGCAGCTTTGCTACCTTGCTTCTCTTCGCATATTGAACTTGGCAAATAACGTGATGACTGGAACCATACCTAATTGTTTTGGCAATTTCACTGCAATTGCTATGCATGAGCAGAAGGGGCATTGGGACTATTACTCTAATGTTGGACCCTATGTGGGTTTTGTAAGAGGCTATGGTGAGAATGTGCAGGTTTATGTCAAAGGAATAGAGCTTGAATATACTAGCACACTTCGATTTCTGTATTCCATTGACCTTTCAGGAAATAACTTTGTTGGAGAAATTCCCCAGGAGTTGATGAATCTTTCAGGTCTACAGAACCTGAATCTATCTGCAAACAAATTGTTTGGACATATCCCTTGGAACATTGGCAAGTTAAGCTCACTAGAATCACTTGACTTGTCTGAAAATGAACTTTCTGGCTCTATTCCATCCAGTATTTCTGATTTGAACTTTTTAAGTCACTTGAATTTGTCATTCAATCACTTATCTGGACGAATTCCAAAGGGAAACCAACTTCAGACTTTGGATGATAAATCCATCTACATCGGCAACGATGGACTTTGTGGACCTCCATTGAATAACTGTTCAAATGATGCAGATGAATTGCCTAAAGGTCATGAGAAAGGTGGCACTACGAGGAAAGATGACTCTGAAATGGTTTGGTTCTACAGTGGTATGGGAATGGGATTTGCGGCTGGATTTGTTGGGGTTTGTAGCATCTTGTACTTCAACGACTCATGGAGGTGTGCTTGGTTTGGGTTAGTTGACAGAGTCTATAACAAGCTTTGGGTAACAATTGCAATTAAGGCAAATCAAGTGAAGAGAAAGTTTCTCAGAAATAAATTAGAAGGAAATGCATGA